A region from the Dinoroseobacter shibae DFL 12 = DSM 16493 genome encodes:
- a CDS encoding xanthine dehydrogenase family protein molybdopterin-binding subunit, with translation MPKDGGIGASSKRREDVRFLTGRGRYTDDINLNNQTYAYFLRSEVAHGKINGIDTAAAEGMDGVIRVFTAKDFEGVGGVPCGWQVTDIHGQPMKEPKHPVLAEGKVRHVGDPIAVVVAESLEQARDAAEAIELDIEELPAVMDMKAALAEGATKVHDDLDDNLCYEWGFVEENRAAVDEAIKNAHHVTTLELTNNRLVANPMEPRVAVGDYHPGTQDYTLYTTSQNPHVIRLLMGAFVLGIPEHKLRVVAPDVGGGFGSKIYHYAEEAFVTFASGQIGRPVKWTSSRSEAFVSDAHGRDHVTKIELALDENHKFTALRCDTYANMGAYLSTFAPSIPTWLHGTLLAGNYTTPLIYTNVKAVFTTTTPVDAYRGAGRPEATFQLERVVDKAARELGVDPAELRRINFIKPEQFPYDTPVAVTYDTGNYHATLEKGLEMAGADTFEARAAESKARGKLRGFGLAHFIEACGIAPSNLVGQLGARAGLYESATVRVNATGSISVMTGSHSHGQGHETAFPQVVAEMLGIDENMIEIVHGDTANTPMGMGTYGSRSIAVGGSAMVRATEKIINKAKKIAAHLLEAAEGDIELKDGAFTVAGTDKSVAWGDVTLAAYVPHNYPLEDIEPGLEETAFYDPSNFTYPSGAYICEVEVDPDTGKVDVLAFTAADDFGNVINPMIVEGQVHGGVAQGIGQALLENCSYDADGQLLSGSYMDYTMPRADDLPMFEVDHSCITPCTHNPLGVKGCGEAGAIGSPPAVVNAVIDALHRAGQTHVTHIDMPLTPSRVWAAIHGK, from the coding sequence ATGCCCAAAGATGGTGGCATTGGCGCCAGTTCAAAGCGCCGCGAAGACGTCCGGTTTCTGACCGGCCGGGGACGCTACACGGACGACATCAACCTGAACAACCAGACCTACGCCTATTTCCTGCGCTCGGAAGTGGCCCATGGCAAGATCAACGGGATCGACACCGCCGCCGCCGAAGGCATGGACGGGGTGATCCGGGTGTTCACCGCCAAGGATTTCGAGGGCGTGGGCGGGGTGCCCTGCGGCTGGCAGGTCACCGACATCCACGGACAGCCCATGAAGGAGCCCAAGCACCCGGTGCTGGCCGAGGGCAAGGTGCGCCATGTGGGCGACCCGATCGCCGTGGTCGTGGCCGAGAGCCTGGAGCAGGCCCGCGATGCGGCCGAGGCGATCGAGCTGGATATCGAGGAGCTGCCCGCGGTCATGGACATGAAGGCCGCGCTGGCCGAGGGCGCCACCAAGGTGCATGACGATCTGGACGACAACCTCTGCTACGAGTGGGGCTTTGTCGAAGAGAACCGCGCAGCGGTCGATGAGGCGATCAAGAACGCGCACCATGTCACGACGCTGGAGCTGACCAACAACCGGCTGGTGGCCAACCCGATGGAGCCGCGCGTGGCGGTGGGGGATTATCACCCCGGCACGCAGGATTACACGCTCTACACCACCTCGCAGAACCCCCATGTGATCCGGCTCCTGATGGGCGCCTTCGTGCTGGGCATCCCCGAGCACAAGCTGCGCGTCGTGGCCCCGGATGTGGGCGGCGGGTTCGGCTCGAAGATCTATCACTATGCCGAGGAAGCCTTCGTCACCTTCGCCAGCGGCCAGATCGGGCGGCCGGTGAAGTGGACCTCGTCGCGCTCGGAGGCGTTCGTGTCGGACGCGCATGGTCGCGATCACGTGACCAAGATCGAGCTGGCCCTGGACGAGAACCACAAGTTCACCGCCCTGCGCTGCGACACCTATGCCAACATGGGGGCGTATCTGTCCACCTTCGCGCCGTCGATCCCCACATGGCTGCATGGCACGCTGCTGGCGGGCAACTACACCACGCCGCTGATCTACACCAACGTGAAGGCGGTGTTCACCACCACCACGCCGGTGGATGCGTACCGTGGCGCGGGCCGTCCCGAGGCGACCTTCCAGCTGGAGCGGGTCGTGGACAAGGCCGCGCGGGAGCTTGGCGTCGACCCGGCGGAGCTGCGCCGGATCAACTTCATCAAGCCCGAGCAGTTCCCCTATGACACGCCGGTGGCGGTGACCTATGACACCGGCAACTACCACGCGACGCTCGAAAAGGGCCTGGAGATGGCCGGGGCCGACACGTTCGAGGCGCGCGCCGCCGAGAGCAAGGCTCGCGGCAAGCTGCGCGGCTTCGGCCTGGCGCATTTCATCGAGGCCTGCGGCATCGCGCCCTCGAACCTGGTGGGACAGCTCGGCGCGCGCGCGGGACTCTACGAGAGCGCCACGGTGCGGGTCAACGCCACCGGCTCGATCAGCGTGATGACGGGCTCGCACTCCCACGGGCAGGGGCATGAAACCGCCTTCCCGCAGGTGGTCGCGGAAATGCTCGGCATCGACGAGAACATGATCGAGATCGTCCATGGCGACACCGCCAATACGCCGATGGGCATGGGCACCTATGGCTCACGCTCCATCGCGGTGGGCGGCTCGGCCATGGTGCGCGCGACCGAGAAGATCATCAACAAGGCCAAGAAGATCGCAGCCCACCTGCTGGAGGCCGCCGAGGGCGACATCGAGCTCAAGGACGGCGCGTTCACGGTCGCGGGCACGGACAAATCCGTCGCCTGGGGGGATGTGACGCTGGCGGCCTATGTGCCCCACAACTACCCGCTGGAGGATATCGAGCCGGGGCTGGAGGAGACGGCGTTCTACGATCCGTCGAATTTCACCTACCCGTCGGGCGCCTATATCTGCGAGGTCGAGGTGGACCCGGACACCGGCAAGGTGGACGTGCTGGCCTTCACGGCGGCGGATGATTTCGGCAATGTCATCAACCCGATGATCGTCGAGGGCCAGGTCCATGGCGGCGTGGCGCAGGGGATCGGGCAGGCGCTGCTCGAGAACTGCTCCTACGATGCGGACGGGCAGCTCCTGTCGGGGTCGTACATGGATTACACCATGCCGCGGGCCGACGATCTGCCGATGTTCGAAGTGGACCACTCCTGCATCACGCCCTGCACCCACAACCCGCTCGGGGTGAAGGGCTGCGGCGAGGCCGGGGCCATCGGCTCCCCGCCGGCGGTGGTGAACGCGGTGATCGACGCGCTGCACCGGGCGGGCCAAACCCATGTGACCCATATCGACATGCCCCTGACGCCGAGCCGCGTCTGGGCAGCGATCCACGGCAAGTAA
- a CDS encoding (2Fe-2S)-binding protein, whose translation MTSVTMTVNGKARSGEVEGRTLLSSFLRDQLHLTGTHVGCDTSQCGACVVHVDGEAVKACTVLAADADGAEVTTIEGMANADGSLSAIQAAFQEHHGLQCGFCTPGMVMSAAALLKDNPKPSEHEIREYLEGNICRCTGYHNIVKAILAASGQQVAPPMAAE comes from the coding sequence ATGACATCTGTAACGATGACCGTGAACGGCAAGGCCCGCTCCGGCGAGGTGGAGGGGCGCACGCTGTTGTCGTCGTTCCTGCGCGACCAGCTGCACCTGACGGGCACCCATGTGGGCTGCGATACCAGCCAGTGCGGCGCCTGCGTGGTGCATGTGGACGGCGAGGCGGTGAAGGCCTGCACGGTGCTGGCGGCGGACGCGGACGGGGCCGAGGTCACGACCATCGAGGGCATGGCGAATGCGGATGGCTCGCTGTCGGCGATCCAGGCGGCGTTCCAGGAGCATCACGGGCTGCAATGCGGGTTCTGCACGCCGGGCATGGTGATGTCGGCGGCGGCGCTGCTGAAGGACAACCCCAAGCCGAGCGAGCACGAGATCCGCGAGTATCTCGAGGGCAATATCTGCCGCTGCACCGGCTACCACAACATCGTCAAGGCGATCCTGGCGGCCTCGGGCCAGCAGGTCGCGCCGCCGATGGCCGCGGAATAA
- a CDS encoding CoxG family protein has product MHLTDSRDIAADPQTVWNALLDAEVLKACVPGCQEMHGSPEEGFEAVVVQKVGPVKATFKGSVELQDMVAPESVNIVGEGKGGAAGFAKGGANVRLEPIETGTRLHYDVDAKVGGKLAQLGSRIIDGFAKKMADQFFAKFQETIEGPAPEGGDDEGGTDEAAEGGKKKGWLKKLVS; this is encoded by the coding sequence ATGCATCTTACCGACTCGCGCGACATCGCCGCGGACCCACAGACGGTCTGGAATGCCTTGCTGGATGCAGAGGTTCTCAAGGCCTGTGTGCCGGGCTGCCAGGAGATGCACGGCTCCCCCGAGGAGGGGTTCGAGGCCGTGGTGGTTCAGAAGGTCGGCCCGGTAAAGGCCACGTTCAAGGGCTCGGTCGAGTTGCAGGACATGGTCGCGCCGGAGAGCGTCAACATTGTCGGCGAGGGCAAGGGCGGGGCCGCGGGCTTTGCCAAGGGCGGCGCCAATGTGCGGCTGGAGCCGATCGAGACCGGCACGCGGCTGCATTACGACGTGGATGCCAAGGTGGGCGGCAAGCTCGCGCAGCTCGGCAGCCGGATCATCGACGGGTTCGCCAAGAAGATGGCGGATCAGTTCTTCGCCAAGTTCCAGGAAACCATCGAAGGCCCGGCGCCGGAGGGTGGCGACGACGAGGGCGGGACGGATGAGGCCGCCGAGGGCGGCAAGAAGAAGGGTTGGCTCAAGAAGCTCGTAAGCTGA
- a CDS encoding substrate-binding periplasmic protein, whose protein sequence is MVRISVWIAAAIMSTITLSAPAHADRCADWVPQPKPQNVGRDIVGQDLDTIQERGFVTIAVYEDFPPYSWKEGNTPRGIDIEIGKLIAEDIGVEPRFNFVAAGETLDADLRNNVWRGPIIGGAVSNIMMRVPYDSAFTCRVEQVVFTGQYYKESIAIAYDKASYPEEKPVPAYFRFDTVAVENDSIADFYLSSMAGGQLLNNIRRFTTMEEAMAALDAGEVKAAMGPLAQLEHGATERIGVHQPPLPGFARGEWTIGLGINFAYRPLAYWVDDAVRYALEDGRIEQIFADYGLQFRPPER, encoded by the coding sequence ATGGTCCGCATTTCCGTCTGGATTGCTGCTGCCATCATGTCGACGATTACCCTGAGCGCACCGGCCCATGCCGACCGGTGCGCCGATTGGGTTCCGCAACCCAAGCCCCAGAATGTCGGCCGCGACATCGTCGGTCAGGACCTGGACACGATCCAGGAGCGGGGCTTCGTCACCATCGCCGTTTACGAGGATTTTCCGCCCTATTCGTGGAAAGAGGGCAACACGCCCCGGGGGATCGATATCGAGATCGGCAAGCTGATCGCCGAGGATATCGGGGTGGAGCCGCGGTTCAACTTCGTGGCCGCGGGCGAGACGCTGGATGCGGACCTGCGCAACAATGTCTGGCGCGGCCCGATCATCGGCGGGGCGGTGTCCAACATCATGATGCGCGTGCCCTATGACAGTGCCTTCACCTGCCGGGTCGAGCAGGTCGTCTTCACCGGGCAGTATTACAAGGAGAGCATCGCCATCGCCTATGACAAGGCGAGCTATCCCGAGGAAAAGCCGGTGCCGGCCTATTTCCGGTTCGACACCGTGGCGGTGGAGAACGACTCGATCGCGGATTTCTACCTGTCGTCCATGGCCGGGGGGCAGCTTCTGAACAACATCCGCCGCTTTACCACCATGGAGGAGGCGATGGCAGCGCTCGATGCGGGCGAGGTCAAGGCGGCGATGGGCCCGCTTGCGCAGCTGGAGCATGGGGCGACGGAGCGGATCGGCGTCCACCAGCCGCCTTTGCCGGGCTTCGCGCGCGGCGAGTGGACCATCGGGCTGGGCATCAATTTCGCCTATCGCCCGCTGGCCTATTGGGTCGATGACGCGGTGCGCTATGCCCTGGAGGACGGGCGCATAGAGCAGATCTTCGCCGACTACGGCCTGCAATTCCGGCCGCCGGAGCGTTGA
- the pedF gene encoding cytochrome c-550 PedF, producing the protein MDLKTTTQLAFAAVLAATMAHAHGDVSPQPVDTDVLPEVGEEWLTENPYRDLEPELWKTAIDIGASGYNQNCARCHGLGAVSGGLAPDLRYLEAEEYGDEWYMERYIYGYTQNGITKMPAFGDLLGQKAAWAIRLYIETRPGEGALDDHQDRLKEIRDQLIAGDVGDEAALKAELEAIAAEVYTESGAPLADSVAWRAAAQLAGSPESYKSAAETLTVGLSAAQ; encoded by the coding sequence ATGGACCTGAAGACGACAACACAACTGGCCTTCGCCGCCGTTCTTGCCGCCACGATGGCCCATGCCCATGGCGATGTCTCGCCACAGCCGGTCGATACGGACGTCCTGCCGGAGGTCGGTGAAGAGTGGCTGACCGAGAACCCCTACCGGGACCTGGAGCCGGAGCTTTGGAAGACCGCCATCGATATCGGGGCGTCGGGCTACAACCAGAACTGCGCGCGCTGCCACGGGCTGGGCGCGGTGTCTGGCGGGTTGGCGCCGGACCTGCGGTACCTGGAGGCCGAGGAGTATGGCGACGAGTGGTACATGGAGCGCTACATCTATGGCTACACCCAGAACGGGATCACCAAGATGCCGGCTTTCGGCGACCTGCTGGGCCAGAAGGCGGCCTGGGCGATCCGGCTCTATATCGAGACGCGGCCGGGCGAGGGCGCGCTGGATGACCACCAGGACCGCCTGAAGGAGATCCGGGACCAGCTCATCGCGGGGGATGTCGGCGACGAGGCGGCGCTGAAGGCCGAGCTCGAAGCGATCGCCGCTGAGGTTTACACCGAAAGCGGCGCGCCGCTGGCCGACAGCGTGGCCTGGCGGGCCGCGGCCCAGCTGGCGGGATCGCCGGAAAGCTACAAGTCCGCCGCAGAGACCTTGACGGTCGGCCTGTCTGCCGCGCAATAA
- a CDS encoding ABC transporter substrate-binding protein, translating into MHRIPLGLCAAALLAGPAAAVELSVHYLRQDVPLPPTLSNLDPQPEDLGMAGARVGLDDNTTTGKFLGHTYTLEITEVAEGEDLLAAARAALAETPYLLVDAPAADLLAIADMPEAAEALIFNVAAADVALRDAECRANVLHTLPSDAMRTDALAQLLVLKRWDDLVLISGTYPVDVAYADALRKSLRKFGLSLEAEKTWAFDADMRRNASQEVPLFTQDFGDYDALLVADEVEDFGRYILYNTWQPRPVAGSEGLSPRTWSPVVEQWGAAQLQSRFTDTIGRDMESKDYAAWAAMRSLGEAVVRTSAADLPTLRSYILGDTFELAGFKGRPLTFRPWNGQLRQPIPIVHPRALVAQAPLEGFLHQRTELDTLGLDEPESACTAFD; encoded by the coding sequence ATGCATCGCATACCGTTGGGCCTTTGTGCCGCGGCCCTGTTGGCAGGCCCTGCCGCCGCCGTGGAGCTGTCCGTTCACTACCTGCGCCAAGACGTCCCCCTTCCGCCGACCCTGTCCAATCTCGACCCCCAGCCCGAGGATCTCGGCATGGCCGGAGCCCGCGTCGGGCTGGACGACAATACCACCACCGGCAAGTTCCTGGGCCATACCTACACGCTCGAGATCACCGAGGTGGCCGAGGGCGAGGACCTGCTGGCCGCGGCCCGCGCGGCCCTGGCCGAAACCCCCTACCTGCTGGTGGACGCCCCGGCGGCGGACCTGCTGGCCATCGCCGACATGCCAGAGGCGGCCGAGGCGCTGATCTTCAACGTCGCCGCCGCGGACGTGGCCCTGCGCGACGCCGAGTGCCGCGCCAACGTGCTGCACACCCTGCCCTCGGATGCCATGCGCACCGATGCCTTGGCGCAGCTTCTGGTGCTCAAACGCTGGGACGACCTGGTGCTGATCTCCGGCACCTACCCGGTGGACGTGGCCTATGCGGATGCGCTCCGCAAATCCCTGCGCAAGTTCGGCCTGTCCCTCGAGGCCGAAAAAACCTGGGCCTTCGATGCCGACATGCGCCGCAACGCGTCGCAGGAAGTGCCCCTCTTCACCCAGGATTTCGGCGATTACGACGCCCTGCTGGTGGCCGACGAGGTCGAGGATTTCGGCCGCTACATCCTCTACAACACCTGGCAGCCCCGCCCGGTCGCCGGCTCCGAGGGGCTCAGCCCCCGCACCTGGTCGCCGGTGGTCGAACAATGGGGCGCGGCCCAGCTCCAGTCCCGCTTCACCGACACGATCGGGCGCGACATGGAGTCGAAGGACTACGCCGCCTGGGCGGCCATGCGCAGCCTGGGCGAGGCGGTCGTGCGCACCTCCGCCGCCGATCTGCCCACCCTGCGCAGCTACATCCTCGGCGACACGTTCGAGCTGGCGGGCTTCAAGGGCCGCCCGCTGACCTTCCGCCCCTGGAACGGCCAGCTGCGCCAACCGATCCCGATCGTCCACCCCCGCGCCCTGGTCGCCCAGGCCCCGCTGGAGGGTTTCCTGCACCAGCGTACCGAGCTTGACACGCTCGGCCTCGACGAGCCCGAAAGCGCCTGCACCGCCTTCGACTGA